The following are from one region of the Hymenobacter sp. YIM 151858-1 genome:
- a CDS encoding SWIM zinc finger family protein, which yields MWTEDQVRALITDPGTLKRGLDLAKPSQWNNLGKTNLAAWGACAGSGSKPYQVGIDLGEPAFKCSCPSRVFPCKHGAGLLLLLARQPQLFGESSAPAWLAEWLDKRQQTKISKSSPAEPNEVVVPTESADEKPRGVLQVSGQRLERMQRGAAELLTWLHDLMGAGLAQTEKQPASFWEHQAARLVDDKLPGLAAVLRELPTLRYSGTDWPERQLARLGELYLLTRAVLRLPELPTDLRHDVLQLIGVNAKKEDVLAQQVPVADTWLVVGQITTEEERLLARRTWLWAEQQARYALVLEYSFGGQAFASALVPHGRYQGGLAFYPGSVPLRAVPATDWIFIGLQPTPTLPPATSPTELLDAYASALGRLPWLREWPATLSGVVPVLMPDGSMQLHHTATGAQLPVRANADQSWALLAASGGHPLSVFGEWNGRALLPLGYTALTQPVGR from the coding sequence ATGTGGACTGAAGACCAGGTTCGGGCACTGATTACCGACCCCGGTACGCTTAAGCGCGGCCTCGACCTAGCCAAACCCAGCCAATGGAACAACCTAGGCAAAACCAACCTGGCTGCGTGGGGCGCGTGTGCTGGCAGTGGCTCCAAACCATACCAGGTGGGCATCGACCTAGGCGAACCAGCCTTTAAATGCTCGTGCCCCAGCCGCGTGTTCCCGTGTAAGCACGGGGCCGGCCTGCTCCTGCTGCTAGCAAGGCAGCCCCAGTTATTTGGTGAAAGCAGCGCGCCGGCTTGGCTAGCAGAATGGCTCGACAAACGACAGCAAACCAAAATCTCGAAAAGCAGTCCTGCCGAGCCTAACGAAGTAGTTGTTCCAACTGAATCAGCTGACGAGAAGCCGCGAGGGGTGCTGCAAGTTTCGGGGCAGCGCTTGGAACGCATGCAGCGCGGCGCCGCTGAGCTGCTCACCTGGCTGCACGACCTGATGGGTGCTGGCTTGGCTCAAACGGAAAAGCAGCCCGCCAGCTTTTGGGAGCACCAAGCCGCCCGCCTCGTCGACGACAAGTTGCCGGGGCTTGCCGCCGTGCTGCGCGAGCTGCCCACCCTACGCTACTCAGGTACCGATTGGCCCGAGCGCCAACTCGCCCGCCTAGGTGAGCTTTACTTGCTAACGCGGGCTGTGCTGCGGCTGCCCGAACTCCCCACCGACCTACGCCACGACGTGCTGCAGCTTATTGGCGTGAACGCGAAGAAGGAGGATGTGCTAGCCCAACAGGTACCCGTAGCCGACACGTGGCTTGTGGTTGGCCAGATAACCACCGAAGAGGAGCGCCTGCTGGCAAGGCGCACCTGGTTGTGGGCCGAACAACAGGCGCGTTATGCCCTGGTGCTGGAGTACTCGTTTGGCGGACAGGCTTTCGCCAGTGCGCTCGTGCCCCACGGCAGGTACCAAGGCGGCCTGGCCTTTTACCCGGGCAGCGTACCCTTGCGCGCCGTACCCGCCACCGACTGGATTTTTATCGGCCTGCAGCCCACGCCTACATTGCCGCCCGCTACCAGCCCCACCGAGCTGCTCGATGCCTACGCCAGCGCCCTAGGTCGGTTGCCTTGGCTGCGCGAATGGCCAGCTACCCTAAGCGGCGTGGTGCCCGTGCTAATGCCCGATGGCAGCATGCAGCTTCACCATACGGCAACCGGCGCGCAGCTACCGGTGCGCGCCAATGCCGATCAAAGCTGGGCTTTGTTGGCGGCCAGCGGCGGGCACCCGCTCAGCGTGTTTGGCGAGTGGAACGGCCGCGCCCTGCTGCCCCTTGGCTATACCGCCCTCACCCAACCAGTTGGCCGCTAA
- a CDS encoding putative signal transducing protein has translation MLVAAAEYLTYTEAVGLYHRLQSEAGIVSLVKNYGPATLPFGDGLYFRLLIEEEDVEAARPIVQEFEQQRTERAAARCPRCGSYHAWPEPEARQPWYKRLFYAGTTMYRCHNCGEEFSG, from the coding sequence ATGCTAGTTGCGGCCGCCGAATACCTCACCTACACCGAAGCCGTGGGCCTGTACCACCGCCTCCAGAGCGAGGCTGGCATCGTGAGCCTGGTGAAAAACTACGGCCCGGCCACCCTGCCCTTCGGCGACGGGCTGTATTTCCGGCTGCTGATTGAGGAAGAAGACGTGGAGGCCGCCCGCCCGATTGTGCAGGAGTTCGAGCAGCAGCGCACCGAGCGCGCCGCGGCCCGTTGCCCTAGGTGCGGCTCGTACCACGCCTGGCCCGAGCCCGAAGCCCGGCAGCCGTGGTACAAGCGCCTGTTTTATGCCGGTACCACCATGTACCGCTGCCACAACTGCGGCGAGGAGTTTTCGGGGTAG